A DNA window from Bradyrhizobium sp. CCBAU 53421 contains the following coding sequences:
- a CDS encoding MerR family transcriptional regulator: MSKATPRRRRWRIGELAEATGVTVRTLHHYEHTGLLAASERTDGGHRMYDRESVQRVHQIRALRELGFSLHEIRKAMEGTTSLIDLLRKHLERIELQVARATLLRDRLRDMTTGSEIQVSVDELPATLDAMSRVETRSQTSRCTCKLAAEREERWRRIRDELRDCMDRGEHPCGERAKAVAVAARLLIREIAGADSRVSTILKVLARLSAPRSLAGWDPTLMQYLDLALAGLEDQPY, encoded by the coding sequence ATGAGCAAAGCTACACCACGAAGGCGTCGATGGCGCATTGGCGAACTTGCAGAGGCGACCGGAGTGACGGTACGCACGCTGCATCATTATGAACATACGGGGCTCTTGGCCGCATCAGAGCGTACAGACGGCGGTCACCGGATGTACGATCGTGAAAGCGTTCAACGGGTTCATCAGATTCGCGCGCTACGTGAGCTTGGCTTCTCCCTTCACGAGATCCGTAAGGCTATGGAGGGCACGACTTCACTCATTGATCTGCTGCGCAAACATTTGGAGCGAATCGAACTTCAAGTCGCTCGAGCGACCCTGTTGCGGGATCGTTTACGCGACATGACGACGGGCAGTGAGATCCAGGTAAGTGTAGATGAGTTACCTGCCACCCTGGATGCGATGTCTCGGGTCGAGACACGTAGTCAGACGTCTCGATGTACGTGCAAATTGGCTGCGGAGCGCGAGGAGCGGTGGCGGCGGATCCGCGACGAACTGCGTGACTGCATGGATCGGGGCGAACATCCTTGCGGTGAGCGAGCAAAAGCTGTCGCGGTTGCAGCGCGATTGCTGATCAGAGAAATCGCCGGAGCTGATTCACGCGTTTCGACGATCCTGAAAGTCCTTGCGCGGTTGAGTGCCCCCCGCAGTCTGGCTGGTTGGGATCCTACTCTCATGCAGTATCTCGACCTAGCCCTTGCCGGGCTGGAGGATCAGCCATACTGA
- a CDS encoding branched-chain amino acid ABC transporter substrate-binding protein: protein MSGSSAAFGAQMRDGAAAAVEALNASGILPDTKLILTVVDDACDPKQAVAVANKLATERIRLVVGHFCSSSSIPASDVYDEAGILQMSPGSTNPRLTERGLGTVFRICGRDDQQGLVAAEYIHANHHNETIAVLDDKSTAGKGIADVIAAQLQRSGEHVIRKSYVAGEKDYAALVSRMKKDGVRVAYIGGYHTEVGLIVRQASEAGAGLIVMANDPLMTSEFWAITSSAGNGTLFTFMPDPVKNANAAGIAARLNAANLSADGYTLYAYAAVQAWAEAVKRAGSFDARRVADALRSRPIDTVIGPVLFDSKGDNAAPGFLVYRWRDGHVEAVEQN, encoded by the coding sequence ATGAGCGGAAGCAGCGCAGCGTTTGGCGCACAAATGCGCGATGGAGCGGCCGCCGCCGTCGAGGCTTTGAACGCCTCGGGGATACTTCCCGATACCAAGCTGATATTGACCGTCGTCGATGACGCTTGCGACCCAAAGCAGGCCGTCGCAGTTGCGAATAAGCTCGCAACCGAGCGTATCCGGCTGGTCGTTGGTCATTTTTGTTCCTCTTCGTCGATTCCTGCCTCCGACGTCTACGACGAGGCAGGCATCCTTCAAATGTCACCTGGCTCGACAAATCCTCGGCTGACAGAGCGTGGCCTTGGGACGGTGTTTCGGATCTGCGGTCGTGACGACCAACAGGGTCTCGTTGCAGCTGAATACATTCACGCAAATCACCATAACGAAACGATCGCAGTGCTCGATGACAAGAGCACGGCGGGTAAGGGCATTGCCGACGTGATCGCGGCACAACTTCAGAGATCCGGTGAGCACGTCATTCGAAAAAGCTATGTAGCCGGCGAAAAGGATTACGCGGCGCTAGTCTCAAGAATGAAGAAGGATGGGGTGCGGGTTGCCTATATCGGCGGCTATCATACCGAAGTTGGACTGATCGTACGTCAGGCGTCGGAAGCAGGTGCTGGCCTCATCGTCATGGCAAACGATCCACTGATGACATCTGAATTCTGGGCAATTACCAGCAGTGCGGGAAATGGCACATTGTTCACCTTCATGCCCGACCCCGTCAAGAATGCCAACGCGGCCGGCATCGCGGCCAGACTCAACGCCGCCAACCTGTCGGCCGATGGCTACACGCTTTACGCCTATGCAGCAGTCCAAGCATGGGCAGAGGCGGTCAAACGGGCCGGCTCTTTCGACGCTCGACGAGTGGCCGACGCACTTCGTTCGCGGCCGATCGATACCGTGATCGGCCCAGTCCTGTTTGATTCCAAGGGTGACAACGCGGCTCCTGGCTTTCTCGTTTACCGCTGGCGCGACGGGCATGTCGAAGCCGTCGAGCAAAACTGA
- a CDS encoding LLM class flavin-dependent oxidoreductase: MKSSPPPRLTCGIFDHLDDDGHDVARQYEDRLKLAEVCDSLGFYAYHLAEHHCTPHGRGPSPNLFLSSVAQRTQRLRVGPLVLLLNLYHPLRAFEEICMLDQLSGGRLELGIGRGSLPTEWGYFGVSADAAPERYEEASEILNAALKGHTLSYHGRFFELSEIPLTMKPHQHPCPPTWITSSRTESAEWAAANGANLACQGRSSAVRNITNAFRSHRARMTDADDRDPFLGLLRMVVIAQSDRDAHLAAQTAYQRWLESFRFVYELNAMPTPPTLPLTFDAALENELCVVGTPASVRQPLLNQMEEAGANYLLCQLAFGNLPLETSLYTATAIRSEIIARQ; the protein is encoded by the coding sequence GTGAAGAGCAGCCCTCCTCCAAGACTAACGTGCGGCATTTTCGATCATTTGGACGACGACGGTCACGATGTCGCGCGACAATATGAAGATCGCCTCAAGTTGGCGGAAGTGTGTGACTCTCTGGGATTTTACGCCTATCACCTAGCCGAGCACCACTGCACACCACATGGCAGAGGACCGTCGCCGAATCTGTTTTTATCAAGCGTCGCGCAGCGTACCCAGAGACTGCGCGTTGGTCCGCTGGTCCTGTTGCTCAACCTCTATCATCCTTTGCGCGCGTTCGAAGAGATCTGTATGCTTGACCAATTGAGCGGCGGCAGGCTCGAGCTCGGTATCGGACGTGGCTCCCTGCCGACCGAATGGGGCTATTTCGGCGTCAGCGCGGATGCGGCGCCGGAGCGTTATGAGGAAGCCAGCGAAATCCTAAATGCAGCGCTTAAGGGGCATACGCTGTCCTATCACGGACGATTTTTTGAACTGAGCGAGATACCTTTGACAATGAAGCCTCATCAGCATCCATGTCCGCCGACCTGGATCACGAGCAGTCGGACCGAGTCGGCGGAATGGGCCGCTGCAAATGGCGCCAATCTGGCGTGCCAAGGCCGCTCCTCTGCTGTCCGAAACATTACGAATGCGTTCCGTTCGCATCGGGCGCGCATGACAGACGCCGACGATCGGGACCCGTTTCTTGGTCTGCTCCGCATGGTCGTGATTGCGCAGTCTGACCGAGACGCCCATCTAGCAGCACAAACCGCATATCAGCGATGGCTCGAGAGCTTTAGATTTGTTTACGAGCTGAACGCCATGCCGACACCACCTACCCTGCCGCTGACCTTCGACGCAGCGCTCGAGAACGAATTGTGCGTCGTCGGAACGCCAGCTTCCGTCCGACAGCCCCTTCTTAATCAGATGGAGGAAGCAGGCGCCAACTACCTACTTTGCCAGCTTGCGTTCGGGAACCTCCCGCTGGAAACTTCTCTATACACCGCAACCGCAATCAGATCCGAGATCATCGCCAGGCAATGA
- a CDS encoding NolY, whose translation MELDPSNSRIHDLKHRIELQLGIVAALIGEEGNELEAVRLLNALTNEMINAELALGQLGDAKTNGHTGDGQTARMSADRGIYHPEDLQVLGRLFDQTVAALPEALRTPANRIKIAKLILSRAAE comes from the coding sequence GTGGAACTCGATCCTTCCAATTCGCGTATACATGACCTGAAGCACCGCATCGAACTGCAACTGGGCATCGTTGCCGCCCTCATCGGCGAAGAAGGCAACGAACTCGAAGCGGTCCGGCTGCTTAACGCACTCACAAACGAAATGATAAATGCGGAGCTTGCGCTCGGTCAGCTCGGCGATGCGAAGACCAATGGCCACACTGGCGACGGGCAAACAGCGCGAATGTCAGCGGACCGCGGCATCTATCATCCAGAAGACCTTCAGGTCTTGGGCCGGCTATTCGATCAAACAGTGGCAGCTTTGCCTGAGGCTCTGCGTACGCCTGCCAACCGAATTAAGATCGCCAAACTGATTTTGTCGCGTGCAGCGGAGTGA
- a CDS encoding outer membrane protein — translation MKNLLILAACIGALGAAAPAFGADFAAQPVNVKAPPLPAAPSVTDWTGYYIGINGGWGSSHNCWDFNGVTPEGCHKSAGATIGGQIGYRWQIFNTVYGIEGQGNWADFNGSNVSTTFPADVIGTKTDAFGLLTGHIGYAFNAVLLYAKGGAAVTSNTYHINSVTTGAGIARNADVRWGGALGAGLEVSLTPSWSAGVEYDHLFMQGSSVLFPGSGGDRVNQDVDLITARLNYKFSPALGK, via the coding sequence ATGAAGAATTTGCTGATTCTGGCTGCATGCATCGGCGCACTCGGTGCGGCGGCTCCCGCATTTGGCGCGGACTTCGCCGCGCAGCCCGTCAACGTCAAAGCGCCTCCGCTGCCGGCTGCCCCCTCAGTTACCGACTGGACCGGCTACTATATCGGCATCAATGGGGGCTGGGGATCGAGCCACAATTGCTGGGATTTCAACGGCGTCACTCCCGAGGGCTGCCATAAATCGGCTGGAGCCACCATCGGTGGGCAGATTGGCTATCGTTGGCAGATCTTCAATACAGTCTATGGCATCGAAGGTCAGGGCAACTGGGCCGATTTCAACGGCTCCAATGTTAGCACAACCTTCCCGGCAGACGTCATTGGCACCAAGACGGATGCGTTCGGCTTGCTCACCGGTCACATCGGCTACGCGTTCAATGCTGTTCTGTTGTACGCTAAGGGCGGTGCTGCGGTGACAAGCAACACCTATCACATCAATTCAGTGACTACCGGAGCCGGGATTGCCAGGAACGCCGATGTGCGTTGGGGTGGTGCTCTAGGCGCAGGGCTCGAAGTCAGCCTCACACCGAGCTGGTCGGCTGGCGTTGAGTATGACCACTTGTTTATGCAGGGCAGCAGCGTGCTCTTCCCAGGATCCGGCGGCGATCGCGTCAACCAGGACGTCGATCTCATCACGGCACGGCTCAATTACAAGTTCAGCCCGGCGCTTGGCAAATAG
- a CDS encoding LuxR family transcriptional regulator: MDRFSFTECAKQTHSLRALFELLVNCATEEGFGEVAYGALNFVEPLRLAEYPPPTVAVKWPPDWCERYFKRKYHTIDPVVRRTPMLSRPFLWDQLANHYQLQPDERRVLDEAREAGLKHGMSVPLFGPLGRVSVVSFASPSDDVDPQDRIGHLNALASLFHTAHGEIARPCSSDGERKAALSQREIACMRWVADGKSSWEIGVILEISLNTVNFHIKNAMRKLGAINRIQAVAIAIRLNAL, from the coding sequence ATGGATCGTTTTAGCTTCACAGAATGCGCAAAGCAGACGCATTCGCTCAGAGCGCTGTTCGAGCTCCTTGTAAACTGCGCCACCGAAGAGGGGTTCGGTGAAGTTGCTTATGGCGCCCTCAACTTCGTTGAGCCACTTCGCCTGGCGGAATATCCACCCCCAACCGTGGCCGTGAAGTGGCCACCAGATTGGTGCGAGCGATACTTCAAACGCAAGTATCACACCATCGATCCGGTGGTGCGGCGGACGCCGATGCTGTCGCGGCCGTTTTTGTGGGATCAACTCGCCAACCACTATCAACTTCAACCAGACGAGAGACGCGTACTGGACGAGGCCAGAGAAGCCGGCTTGAAGCACGGTATGAGCGTGCCGTTGTTTGGGCCGCTGGGCCGAGTATCGGTGGTGTCGTTTGCATCTCCATCCGACGATGTTGATCCTCAGGACCGCATCGGCCATCTCAACGCATTGGCTTCGCTCTTTCATACCGCCCATGGCGAGATCGCACGTCCCTGCAGTAGCGACGGAGAGAGGAAGGCGGCCCTGTCGCAGCGGGAGATCGCTTGCATGCGGTGGGTGGCGGACGGAAAATCGTCATGGGAAATTGGGGTGATATTGGAAATCAGCTTAAATACCGTCAATTTTCATATCAAAAATGCGATGCGAAAGTTGGGTGCGATCAACCGGATCCAGGCAGTCGCTATTGCGATCCGCCTCAACGCTCTTTGA
- a CDS encoding sulfite exporter TauE/SafE family protein: MFSLVLAIISLLYTTVGQAGGTAFLALMAFAALPSTEMRPTALGFNIVVATYATWVFNRNKVVDWIMLRPLLLSSVPAAFAGGLMVLGEDIYKTLTGVVLLLAGAVMIVRRGGAADRICENPIWGTVSIGAAIGLVSGLTGVGGGVFLAPTLIALNWASPKQSAALSPPFILANSTIGFVGALLAGQFPSSYFWLYAVAALGGAVAGTMIGLKWMSQTTARFILVAVLFVAGIQLVCA, encoded by the coding sequence ATGTTTTCTCTGGTCCTGGCGATCATCTCACTGCTCTATACGACCGTTGGCCAGGCAGGTGGTACTGCATTCCTCGCGCTAATGGCCTTTGCTGCTCTGCCGTCGACAGAGATGCGCCCGACGGCGCTTGGTTTCAACATTGTTGTCGCGACATATGCTACATGGGTCTTCAACCGCAACAAAGTTGTCGACTGGATAATGCTGCGTCCGCTTCTGCTCTCATCGGTGCCGGCGGCGTTTGCCGGTGGCCTTATGGTGCTCGGAGAAGACATTTACAAGACGCTGACCGGGGTCGTCCTTCTACTGGCAGGAGCCGTGATGATCGTGCGGCGCGGAGGCGCCGCCGATCGCATTTGCGAAAATCCGATCTGGGGAACGGTGAGCATTGGAGCGGCGATTGGCCTGGTTTCCGGCCTGACCGGCGTCGGCGGCGGAGTGTTCCTCGCCCCGACGCTCATCGCCCTGAACTGGGCGTCTCCGAAGCAGAGCGCCGCGCTGTCGCCCCCATTTATTCTGGCTAATTCCACAATCGGCTTCGTTGGAGCTCTTCTCGCTGGTCAATTTCCGTCTTCGTATTTCTGGCTTTACGCAGTCGCCGCGCTGGGGGGTGCCGTCGCAGGCACGATGATCGGCCTGAAATGGATGAGCCAGACAACCGCCAGGTTCATCCTCGTGGCGGTTCTATTCGTTGCCGGTATCCAATTGGTTTGCGCATGA
- the hemN gene encoding oxygen-independent coproporphyrinogen III oxidase, whose translation MQTALLNKYCDARLPWYTIYPTVPDFSTTIGARTCQTWLNRLPPDEPVSLYLHVPFCRSICWYCGFPTSLARSERPVRNYLTSLREEIRLVAERLPRALPVNDVHFGGGTPTSIAAVDFLALMELLRRNFAFSTSASVAIEIDPRALTTEMARSLGAAGVSRASIGVQSFDPNVQRAVNRLQSETQTASAVESLRQQGISRINFDLLFGLPHQTVQSCVNSARTAVAMRPDRLAVFGYAHVPSYIKRQRQIDETALPDNVARVEQAAAMANTLVSAGYRQIGLDHFALPDDELTLAQEAGRLRRNSLGYSADTCKTVIGLGPSAIGRLGDGYVQNAADTATYSRHIRAGHLATSKGCCLTEEDRLRAAIIERLMCDLEADVPALCAAHGFDPIGFLDSVDRLEMLTEDGIVQIQDGFIRVKHEHRFVVRAVAAAFDAHLDRTPY comes from the coding sequence TTGCAGACCGCACTCCTGAACAAATATTGCGATGCTCGCCTGCCTTGGTACACCATCTACCCAACTGTACCGGATTTCTCTACGACAATCGGCGCCAGGACTTGTCAGACTTGGTTGAACCGGCTGCCGCCCGACGAACCCGTATCGCTCTATCTCCACGTTCCGTTCTGCCGGTCGATCTGCTGGTACTGCGGGTTTCCTACAAGCCTCGCGCGCAGCGAACGGCCGGTTCGCAACTACTTGACGTCGCTGCGGGAGGAGATTCGTTTGGTTGCGGAGCGACTGCCGCGCGCCTTGCCCGTCAACGACGTGCATTTCGGCGGCGGAACGCCAACCAGCATTGCGGCGGTCGATTTCCTGGCTCTGATGGAGCTATTACGCCGCAATTTTGCCTTCAGCACGTCCGCTAGCGTCGCCATCGAGATCGACCCGCGCGCGCTCACGACCGAGATGGCGCGAAGCTTGGGGGCAGCCGGGGTCAGCCGCGCGAGCATTGGTGTGCAAAGCTTCGACCCCAATGTTCAAAGGGCGGTCAACCGCCTTCAGAGCGAAACGCAGACGGCTTCTGCTGTCGAAAGTCTTCGCCAGCAGGGAATAAGCCGCATCAACTTTGACCTGCTCTTCGGACTGCCGCACCAGACGGTGCAGTCCTGTGTGAACTCGGCAAGGACGGCAGTGGCCATGCGACCCGACCGGCTTGCGGTTTTCGGTTATGCCCATGTGCCCTCCTATATCAAACGTCAGCGCCAGATCGATGAGACGGCACTGCCGGACAATGTTGCCCGCGTCGAGCAAGCTGCGGCCATGGCGAACACGCTGGTGTCTGCCGGCTATCGCCAAATCGGGCTCGACCATTTCGCCTTGCCGGACGACGAGCTCACGCTGGCACAAGAAGCTGGACGGCTGCGCCGCAACTCGCTGGGTTATTCGGCTGATACCTGCAAGACCGTGATCGGCCTTGGTCCGTCAGCCATCGGCCGCCTCGGTGACGGGTACGTCCAGAACGCGGCCGATACCGCTACTTATAGCCGGCACATCAGAGCTGGCCATCTGGCGACATCGAAGGGCTGCTGTCTCACCGAGGAAGATCGGCTGCGGGCCGCAATTATCGAGCGCCTGATGTGCGATCTGGAGGCCGACGTGCCGGCACTCTGTGCTGCCCACGGATTTGATCCGATTGGGTTTCTCGATTCAGTCGACCGCTTGGAAATGCTCACCGAGGACGGCATAGTGCAGATCCAGGACGGATTCATCCGCGTCAAGCACGAGCACCGTTTTGTCGTGCGCGCTGTCGCTGCCGCATTCGACGCTCATCTCGACCGCACACCCTACTAA